From one Caldithrix abyssi DSM 13497 genomic stretch:
- the rpsU gene encoding 30S ribosomal protein S21: protein MITVKVRDGEPFEKAFKRFTKACEKSGLMADIKRHQHYEKPSEQRKRKLSQARRKMRKLMAEMNR from the coding sequence ATGATTACAGTCAAGGTAAGAGACGGAGAACCATTTGAAAAAGCTTTTAAAAGATTTACCAAGGCCTGCGAAAAGTCGGGGCTGATGGCAGATATTAAAAGACACCAGCATTACGAAAAGCCCAGTGAACAGCGGAAGCGTAAGTTGAGTCAGGCCCGCCGTAAGATGCGTAAATTAATGGCAGAAATGAATCGTTAA
- a CDS encoding GatB/YqeY domain-containing protein codes for MNLENKILQDLKEAMKSGDRFKVETLRGLIAQIKDEKIKLRPKEIEEKDVLTVLNRAVKRRKEAIELYKQGDRPELAEKEQKELEIIQQYLPEQLSRDEILKFIEQAIAEVQAASIKDMGKVMGAVMKKVQGKADGKEVQQLVRERLMQMS; via the coding sequence ATGAATCTTGAAAATAAAATTCTGCAAGATTTAAAGGAAGCGATGAAGAGCGGAGACCGCTTTAAAGTTGAAACCTTACGCGGTCTCATCGCTCAAATCAAAGATGAAAAGATTAAGTTGCGTCCAAAAGAGATTGAAGAAAAGGACGTGTTAACTGTTTTAAATCGCGCGGTTAAGCGCCGTAAGGAAGCGATTGAGCTTTACAAACAGGGCGATCGACCGGAATTGGCGGAGAAAGAACAAAAGGAGCTGGAAATCATCCAGCAGTATTTACCTGAACAGCTTTCCAGAGATGAGATTTTAAAGTTTATTGAACAGGCCATCGCCGAAGTTCAGGCCGCTTCCATCAAAGATATGGGGAAGGTCATGGGCGCTGTGATGAAAAAGGTTCAGGGAAAGGCCGACGGTAAAGAAGTGCAACAACTGGTACGCGAACGTTTAATGCAAATGTCGTAA
- a CDS encoding CvpA family protein yields the protein MNSLDVFLIIFIAYFTIRGIFRGLIKELIIILAILLGYYLAMSLYQPLSKWLMQAASLPETGAQILAFVLIFIVVNVVLRMVGSILEKLIKLVFLQPLNRLGGALFGLLKSLFFLSVIVFILRLLPFAANFLQKIGAGESLIWPYVLYFSTYVFQMLAALIPQMANPDQLLKFRNISLPDTSVFQLLKKY from the coding sequence ATGAACAGCCTTGACGTATTCCTGATCATTTTTATTGCTTATTTTACCATTCGCGGTATCTTTCGCGGATTGATTAAAGAACTGATTATCATACTCGCCATATTACTTGGTTATTATCTGGCCATGTCTTTATACCAGCCTTTGAGCAAATGGCTGATGCAAGCGGCCTCGCTGCCTGAAACCGGCGCGCAAATTTTAGCTTTTGTACTGATCTTTATTGTGGTGAATGTGGTTTTACGCATGGTGGGCAGTATTCTGGAAAAACTCATTAAGCTGGTTTTTTTGCAACCGCTCAATCGACTGGGCGGCGCGCTGTTCGGTTTATTGAAAAGCCTGTTTTTTTTAAGCGTCATTGTCTTTATTTTAAGACTGCTGCCTTTTGCCGCCAATTTTTTACAAAAGATTGGCGCCGGAGAAAGTTTGATCTGGCCTTATGTTCTCTATTTTTCTACTTATGTTTTTCAAATGCTTGCCGCCCTGATACCGCAAATGGCTAACCCCGATCAATTGTTAAAATTCCGCAATATCTCGTTGCCGGATACCTCTGTATTCCAGTTACTCAAAAAATATTAA
- a CDS encoding endonuclease MutS2: MFGFEKAKEALEFDRILDWIAGRCVTENGKARLKALQPIDRASALKQALAEVQDMRDVLQVEGGFPIWNFVDVRLLLNKIEPVESFLEVKEFLELQNLLELNREIIAFRQKMEEKYPFLQGILAQLKATDRLLQQIQFTIDPSGKIFDNASPELKAIRKEIQHIDNEIHIRLERLLKKYREFLQEEYVTLRDGRFVLPVREFSVNKVPGIVHGQSGTGQTYFIEPMSIVDLNNQLQKLHAAEKKEEIKILKHLSRQVKEFQTELLINYNILVELDVLQAKAKYANEFRCSAPEINEEFFLELKSAYHPILLKLHPQQVVPLNVHIGRDFNVLVISGPNAGGKTVALKTVGLIQLMFQCAFHVPVADGSRLPMASQLFTVIGDDQSIENDLSTFSSHIKSIKFILDHVQENSLALIDEIGSGTEPSVGAALAIAVLERLNRKGIISLATTHQNQLKIFATETEGVENAAMLFDMEKLTPLFTMEIGIPGSSYTFEICRRLGLDERIINRALEITGKETFKLDRLLSDLSQKSQKYLQLSQDLSIKQSELDSLLELYRIRSETLKKQMKKAEKEARQQASQLLADVNKKIERAIKEIKESQGDRQVIKKARQTIETLRAGLKEEEREPAGASIDIHALKVGQKVKSKKFNFDGLISKIFKSKKAVEIERDGIKITVSVDDIELKGERSAQKEAAEKGGVVSPAVNISNELDLRGMTVDEALSELEAFLDKAQLSNWQEVRIVHGKGTGALRQAVHQFLARSPYVKEYRLGKWGEGDTGVTVVKVK, translated from the coding sequence ATGTTCGGATTTGAAAAAGCAAAAGAAGCCCTTGAATTTGACCGCATTTTAGATTGGATCGCCGGGCGCTGTGTTACAGAAAACGGCAAGGCGCGTTTGAAAGCTTTACAGCCGATTGACAGGGCATCCGCGCTTAAGCAGGCCCTGGCCGAGGTACAGGACATGCGCGACGTTCTGCAGGTGGAAGGCGGATTTCCCATCTGGAATTTTGTTGACGTGCGCCTGCTGTTGAATAAGATTGAACCCGTGGAAAGTTTTCTGGAAGTTAAGGAGTTTCTGGAGCTGCAAAATCTGCTGGAACTCAATCGCGAAATTATCGCTTTCCGCCAGAAGATGGAAGAAAAATATCCGTTTTTGCAGGGGATATTAGCACAACTCAAAGCAACGGATCGCCTGCTGCAGCAAATTCAATTTACCATTGATCCTTCCGGGAAAATTTTTGACAATGCCAGCCCGGAATTGAAGGCCATCCGCAAAGAGATTCAGCATATTGATAATGAGATTCATATTCGACTGGAACGCCTGTTAAAAAAATACAGAGAATTTTTACAGGAAGAATACGTTACTCTGCGCGACGGACGATTTGTTCTGCCGGTGCGCGAATTTTCGGTTAACAAGGTGCCGGGAATTGTGCACGGTCAATCCGGCACGGGGCAAACCTATTTTATTGAGCCCATGTCCATTGTCGATTTAAATAATCAACTGCAAAAGCTGCATGCGGCCGAGAAAAAAGAAGAAATTAAAATCCTGAAACACCTTAGTCGCCAGGTAAAAGAATTTCAGACCGAACTGTTAATCAACTACAATATCCTGGTTGAATTGGATGTGTTGCAGGCCAAAGCCAAATACGCTAACGAGTTTCGTTGCAGCGCTCCGGAGATTAACGAAGAATTTTTTCTGGAACTGAAAAGCGCTTATCATCCCATTCTGCTCAAGCTTCATCCGCAGCAGGTGGTGCCGTTAAATGTGCACATTGGGCGAGATTTTAATGTGCTGGTAATTTCCGGCCCCAACGCCGGCGGTAAAACCGTAGCCTTAAAAACCGTGGGTCTTATTCAGCTTATGTTTCAGTGCGCCTTTCATGTGCCGGTTGCCGATGGCTCGCGACTGCCTATGGCCAGCCAGCTGTTTACCGTGATTGGCGACGATCAGTCTATAGAAAATGATTTAAGCACCTTTAGTTCGCACATCAAATCCATCAAGTTTATTCTGGATCATGTGCAGGAAAACAGCCTGGCGTTAATCGATGAAATTGGCAGCGGTACAGAACCGAGCGTTGGCGCGGCGCTGGCCATTGCCGTTCTGGAACGCCTGAATCGTAAAGGCATTATCTCTCTGGCCACCACCCATCAAAATCAATTAAAGATATTCGCCACCGAGACCGAGGGCGTTGAAAATGCGGCCATGCTGTTTGATATGGAAAAGCTGACGCCGTTATTTACCATGGAAATCGGCATCCCCGGCAGCAGTTACACGTTTGAAATTTGTCGGCGGCTGGGATTGGACGAGCGGATCATTAACCGCGCGCTGGAAATAACCGGCAAGGAAACTTTTAAACTGGATCGGCTTTTAAGCGATTTATCTCAAAAATCGCAGAAGTATTTGCAGTTATCGCAGGATCTGAGCATCAAACAATCGGAACTGGACAGCCTGCTGGAGCTTTACCGCATTCGATCGGAAACGCTGAAAAAGCAGATGAAAAAAGCGGAAAAAGAGGCCAGACAGCAGGCGTCGCAATTATTGGCCGATGTGAACAAGAAAATCGAACGAGCGATTAAGGAAATTAAGGAATCGCAGGGCGATCGCCAGGTTATCAAAAAGGCGCGGCAAACTATCGAAACCTTGCGCGCCGGGCTTAAAGAAGAAGAGCGGGAACCTGCAGGCGCTTCGATTGACATTCATGCGCTTAAAGTTGGCCAAAAAGTCAAGTCTAAAAAGTTTAATTTTGACGGCCTTATTTCGAAAATTTTTAAATCCAAAAAGGCGGTTGAAATTGAGCGCGATGGAATTAAGATAACGGTTTCTGTTGATGATATTGAGCTGAAAGGTGAACGTTCGGCGCAAAAAGAAGCGGCGGAAAAGGGGGGCGTCGTCAGTCCGGCAGTCAATATTTCTAATGAGCTGGATTTGCGCGGAATGACCGTTGACGAAGCCCTTTCCGAGCTGGAAGCTTTTCTGGACAAGGCGCAGTTGAGCAACTGGCAGGAGGTGCGTATTGTGCATGGCAAGGGAACGGGGGCTTTGCGTCAGGCTGTGCATCAATTTTTGGCCCGTTCGCCGTACGTTAAGGAGTACCGATTAGGCAAGTGGGGCGAAGGTGACACGGGCGTGACGGTGGTGAAGGTTAAGTGA